AGACACCCTTGTGGACCTAGTGCGTGAGGCGTGCATGGAAGACAGGGACAAGAGTAGCAAGGTGCCTGCAGACATCCGCAAGATCTTGTCCCGCCCGGACTGGTCCTGACGTCTTTCTGCTCACGTATAGATACGGTTCAGCGCGCGTTCAGCACACTTGCGGGCGAGCTGTTCCTGATCTCGCTAAGGGATGAGGCCGGCTGCCAGTGATCCACCCGCAATGACGGCGGCCCCCTGCTTGCACCAGGGAGCCGCCTGAGATGACCGATCCATCCCCATTAGGAGGAACAATCACTACCGAGGGTACGGGGCAAAGCTCCGAGACGAGAACCCCACCCCCTGAGCGTCCCGATCTGCGTCGCGGTTCCCGACCCGATGTGGTCGCGTACCTGGCCGCCGTGTTCGCCGTTGTGGTACTGGGGGGTGGGCTGCTGTGGAAGAACGAACTCGGAGCCAGTCACATCTTGCTCATCCCTACCGCGGGTGCCTTGCTCTTCCGTTCCTGGGCGCGCTTCCGGCGCCCCGACATGGATCCGCTGTCTACGAGGCGCTTCGGACGTGGGGAACTGCGATACGGCCAGGGCAAGTGGGTCGGCCTCCGCATTGAGGGGGAGACAGGGGGCAAGGACGACAGCCCGTAGTTGACGACCACGGGCAGTGGGTTGCGGGAGATTCCCCGCAACCCACACTCCCGATGATGCGTTGCGGATCACCGCGCGCATCGGCCGAGGCGTTACGCGGCGGCTTCGCTCACCAGATCTTGGATGCTGCGAAGATCCTTGCGGCCAGCGAGGTAGCCGACTCCACGCTGTAGATGGACGCGGAGGGTGTGCGACACGGCCTCGTCCGTCGGCTCCGTTCCGTCTTGGAGGCAACGATGCTTCAGCAAGGCGAGGTAGATGTCACCTTGGGAGCCAGCGAAGGTCTTCCAGTCCATCTCCACGTTGGAGTCAGTGGGAACGTCCTTCACCAATGGTGTCGAGGGGTCCTGCAACGACATGGCGAGGGCCCACCGGCAGAGGATGTTCCAGTTCTTGATCCCGGTGGTCCGCTTGAGTCGGCTGAGCTGCTCTTTGGCCTGCTGGGACAGGCGGATTGTCTCAAGCGACATGTGAAGTTCCCCCGGTCCACCAGTAGCCGGGCTCAACCGACGTGGTGAACTCCTGGTCGTCATGGACGAGCGTGTACATGTGAGCGATGGACGGCTGGAGCCTGGTCAGAAGAGGTTCGTCAATTTCTTCATCCGTCGAGAGGAGCAGCACCTGATGGCTCGCGTGCGGGAAGTAGCGGTCGACCAAGTGCTCGCGGTGCTTGCTGTCCAGACGACCGAGCGGTGTATCGATCACGCTTGGCAGCCAGTTTCCTGCGACTCGAGCAAGTCCCCACAGCAGGGAGATGGCGAGAAGCTGCCTTTCGCCGGCGCTCAGACGCCCGGGGTCAATCGGCTCGTCGTCATCGCCGATGAGAGTGAGCCGGAACTTGTCCGTGTCGATCTGCAAGTTGCGGATGAGGCCGCTCTTCCGCATGAGCCGAGTAAGACTGTCGAGAACCGCGACTTCCAGTCGGTTGATATGACGCTTCAGCAGAGCGTCGCCGAACTTGTCGAGGGTGTCTCGGGCCCTGTTGGTGTAGGTGATGAGACGTGCCGAGTCTTCGGCCTTCTCGATACTCCGGACTCGTCCTTGGTGAGCTCGTTCCAGTTCACTCTTCAGCCGTTCCTGGCGTTGGAGATTCGCGGCGTAGTGTTCGGCTGCTGCGTTGACCTCAGCTTCGAGCATCGCCGCTTCGCGCATCGCGCGGTCCCGCTGGTCGAGCCGCTTAGTGATGGCTTCTTCGTCGGGGACGCTACCGAGGAGCCGATCGATACTCTCCAGCCGCTTCGCTTGTTTCGCTACCTGCGCAAGAACCTCCTTGGCACGAGTGCGCTCGTGTTCGAGGAGCTCACTCAGAGCTGAGAGCTTAGAAAGGGCCCCGTCTGAGAGATTAAGTGTGCGCTCTGCGGAGGAGTTATTCCTGCGGTTCTTCCTGTCGTGGTCGAGTTGCTTGGCGATAGCGTCGCGGTCCTTCTTGGGCAACGCATCGGCAAGCAACTCCATGATCCACTGGTCGCGCTGGTCGAGTACATCAACGACCTGGCTGTCTGCTGCCGTCGCGCTTTCACGTTCGGCCTGCTCTTGGACCGCTGTGATTTGAATTCCTAGCAACAGCAGTGGCAGAGGGCCGGCAGCGACTTTGTGGCGGAGTGCGTCTTGCGTGGCGGCGAGCTGTTTCGCGACTTCCTTACGTTCCGTTTCGAGCGCGGTCTGTCGGCGATACAGGTCACCTCCTTCCGTCTCGAAGGCGTGGTCGGCCTCAGCAAGCTTGTTCTTGGCGCCGTCCAGCTCTGCCTGCTTCTGCCCCTTCTTCTGGTAGGCGACGTCCACCTGTGCTTCGGCATCCGCATACGAAGCTTGGAGTTCATGGATGTGATCGATGATCTTCTGGTCTTCGTTCGACAGCTTGTGTCGACGCTGGAGTCCGAGCAGGTCGGAGCGCAGCTGCTCGATGGTGCTGACACCCAAGAGAGATTGCACAGCAGATTCAATGACGTTGGCCGCGCGGTCGGGATCGGCGAGTGATTCGATCTTCTCTCCGTCAAAGAAGAAGAGAGACGCAACTTCCAGCGGGAGTAGATCCTCAACGTAGTCAGGCCAGTTCTGGCTTGCCACGAAGTCGATCTTGTCGTTGATGAAGACGTTCGTGAACTCGTTGAGTGTCTTGCCGCTGACTTTCCAAGTGCGGTGGAGCTTGTAGATACGCTCCTCGCCGTCCACGGTGATGGAGAACTCCAGCGAGATGCCGGCACCAGCGGCGGGATCCGCTTGCCGATTGATGCTCTCGCGGAGATACGACTCGTAGGGGCGTGAACCGCGCCCGCTGCAGCGGGCGCGTGCCCCGTAGAGGACGAGTTGGATGGCGTCCAGAAGCGTGGTCTTGCCGCAGCCGTTGAGCCCGCCGATCAGCACAATAGGCTTTCCAGGCGTCGTCGTTAGATCGAGGAATTGCTTCCCGCGGTAGGCGCCAAAATCTTGGAGGGTGATGTTACGCAGAAGCATCGGTGCTCGCTTCAGTCAGCGGGAAAAGTGGGGTGTCGCGGCGCTTGCGCCTGCGGCGCGCGTTCTCGACGGCATCCTCTTCGTTCTCGTAGAAGCCCTTTTCCACCGCAGTCTCCAAAGCTTCGAAGAGACCTGAGCGACGGGTCATAGTGCGGAACCGGCGCTCCACTGCGAGAAGCTCTCGCATGGTCGAGAAGTGCAGCTCGTCGCCGTCGCAGACTTCGCGGAGCAGATCGATCTCCTCGGCGCCAATGGCGAGATGCTCATCCAAGGGGCGGCCAGGGAAGTCCTCGCCGGTCTCCTCTTTGTAAATACGCGGAAGCGAGTCCTCGACCTCGTGCTTCTCGAAGACCCAATGATGACGGATCTCATGGAGCTCTTCCATGGTGATGAGCTCGATGCTGCGTACGTGGTCCGGTACGTTCGGGTTGCCGCGGATGTAGGTCTGGGCATGAAGCAGTTTGCGGAGCCAGTCCTCCCGAGCCTTCTGGGTGTACGGGCCAGGGACGTTCCGGTCATTGAACAGCTGGATGTTGCCGTGCATCTTGCGGAAGTCACGCAGGTGACGGTCGTCGGCGACGTCCAGCTCGTTGCGAAGCTCCAAGAGTGGGAGCATCCACTCCTTCTCCTCGTCGTTCTGGATCATCGCGGACATGGACTTGTCCTTCTCGACCAGCGTGCATGTCCAGCAGCCGAAACGGCTGGAGCCGCATGAAGGGGTGGTGTCGTCGACGACCAAAGGGCACTCGCCGTCGCTCGATGCGCCTTGGTACATGGTGAGAAGGTCTTTGTTGTCGTGTCCCCAAGGGTTGGCCTGCTGCATCAGGAACAGCCACACGTCGTCGTTGGTCCAGTCTTCGACCGGGCTGTAGACAAGGGAGTTCGGTAGGTTGCCGTTAGGAGAGAGCCGATCGCGGACGCGACGCTTCTCGTGCTTTGCCATAGCCTTGGCGCGTGCCTGGCTCTCAGCCTTGCGGATGCCGAGGACGAGGATCGCCTCACCGTGGCGGCGTACGACTCGGCGGATGAAGCTGTTCGAAGGTCGGATCTTCAGGCGCTCGGTGCACCACCGAAACTTCGGGCGCGGGGCCGGATAACCACGGCCGATCAGTCCGACCCAGAAGGTGTCCTTGACCTCTGGGGTGAGTCGATGTGGCTCGATGGGGAGGTCTTGTTCCGCCGCTGCCTGGCGCATGGTCTCGAGCGACTGAGAGACCCAGCTCGCGACGATGGGGTTCTCTACGAGAGTGTCTGTGCTGATCACATGGACAGGCTTGGTCCGCTGCTCAGCTGGCAGCCCCTGAAGCGCGAGCCATACAAGCTGCAGAACCGCAGTGGAGTCCTTGCCACCGCTATAGCCAATGACCCATGGCACCTCATCGGCCACATACAACTCACGGATCTCATCCGTCAGTTCCGTGACGACTTCTGTCAGGCTGCGGCCTTGGAACGGCTTCCGCCCCGTCGGGGTGCTCATGCTTCTCCTAGTAGGTATGCGTCTTCCACGCTCTGCTCCTCGGGGGTGAGCTCAAGGCCGAGGTGATGGCGCAAGTAATTCACGGTCAAAGTGAGATTTTGCTGACTTTTCTGGACGCGTCCACCCGTCATGGCGCGCCCTTCCCAGTCTGTGTTGCTGCGGGACCAGTCCACAGTGCGCAGGGGTTTGAGTCGGCTGCGCCACTTCGCCGGGCTTGTTGACTCTTGGAGCAATGTGTTCCCTAGGCGTCCGAGAGCGTGCAGGGCGATGCCGTGGCTGTGGATGTAATCGCGGCGTACGTCTGGTGCAGAAAGGGTGCGCTGGCGGATCAGGGACCAGTCGGGGACCTGTGCATCGACAGCCTCCCAGTATGCCTGAGCCAGGGCGGCAGCCCTCTCGTTGTCGACCTTGACTCCCTGCAACAGGCACTTGGTGCCGAAGTGTAGAGCGCTCAGGGTGAACAGTTTGCGAGAGCGCTTGGAGAGATTGCTGCTCTCCATCTCGATATGCCCCTTGAAGACGGGGGACCGCATCGCGAGGAGGCGGGTCAAATTGGCCAGGTCGTCGCGATGGTCATAAAGCACCCCGATGGATCGTGCTGGACGCACGGCGTGGCGGTTCAAGTCGGCGAACATCTGCTGGCAGCGCTCGAGCCCCGCGTCATGGAAAAACACCACGGCGATGGTCTCGTTACCAAGCTCCGGGTTCTCTCGAAGAGCTTGCTCGATGGCCGCCCGTCTGTGCTGGCCGTCGTTGATGAGGAAGCGGGCCGACATGGGTACACGGATCTGGCCTGCGCGCATGCCGGGCCCCTCACCGGAGATGCCCTCGAAATGTATGTCGCCGTCGACTGAGGCGGTGAGGGCGCTAAAGACGTAATTGTCCGGGTTATCCAACAGGTAGCGGGTTAGAGCAGGGAGTCGTCCCTTGTTGAGCACGCGCTGTGCTCTGACCTCTGGGGCGAGCTCGTCGTCGTCAAACAAGAAGATCCGGGGGATGAGGCGCAGCGGACACATGGACACGTAGAACTCGCGTCCCGCCTGAACGCCGCGGATGGCCGGAAAAATGTAGTCGAAGCCGGCGGACGTTGCCTCGTCGGCGGTCTTCGTAGATGCGTGAGACTGCACGAGCGGAACGCTATCGTACGGAAGCAATAAGACGTGCACAGGATGCAGAAGTTACGTTCAAAGGCTTGGTGGACCTCGTGGTTACGTACCTAGACGCAGCAGCGACGACACGCGTGGACCCGCGTGTGGCAGACGTTGTCTTGCACTGGATGACCGAAGACTTCGGCAACGCGGGTAGCCGCACGCATGAGTACGGGACGCGGGCGAAGAGGGCGGTGCAGCAGGCGCGCGAGTACCTGGCAGGCACGGTCGCCGCCAAGTCGGAAGAGTTGATCTTCACGAGTGGGGCGACGGAGAGTAACAACATCGCGCTGCTCGGGCTTGCTCCCTATGGCGAGAAGAGTGGCCGGCGCCACATCATTACGTCGGCAATTGAGCACAAGGCGGTGTTGGAGCCTCTGGAGCACCTGCAGTCACGTGGCTTCGAGGTCGACTTCCTTCAGCCGGGTGCTTCTGGGCGCGTCAGTGCAGAAGCCGTCATGGCGAAGCTCCGCCCAGACACGCTTCTTGTGTCTCTGATGCATGTGAACAACGAGACGGGCATCATCCAACCTGTTGCCGAGTTGGCCGAGAAGCTGCGCGAGACGCAGACCTACTTCCATGTTGATGCTGCTCAGGGGTACGCGAAGGTGCCAGAAGACCTCACTGCGCCCATCGATATGATTAGCGTCAGCGGCCACAAGATCGGAGCGCCGAAGGGCGTCGGGACCCTGGTGGTCCGGCGTAGGGGCTGGGACCGAGTCCCCCTGGAACCGATCATGTTTGGAGGCGGCCAGGAGCGGAAGTTGCGACCGGGCACCTTGGCCGTACCGCTGATTATGGGGCTGGCTGAGGCTGCGAAGATCTTCCGGAGTGAGCGCGCTCAATGGCAGGATCGCGCCGCTGAGATCCGGGCTCGGCTGCTGGCAGGGCTGCAGAAGACCCGCTTTCGTATCAATGGGGATCAGGAGCACGCAGTCCCGCACATCCTGAACCTGTCCTTTGACGGCGTTGACGCCGAGGCGCTTATTGTTCGGCTCAAGCAGCAAGTTGCCGTGGCGACCGGGTCGGCGTGCACGAGTGCTTCGTACACGCCCAGCCACGTTCTAACCGCCATGGGGCTCCCCGAAGCTGTGGCGGCAAATGGGCTCAGGCTCTCCTGGTTCCCCAGCCAGGCGGACGACCTGAATGTCGAGGAACTGGTTGACGCCGTTGTGGAGCTTCAGCCTGACTCGGCCTGAGAGCGATCAGCTCTGCAGGCGGCGTACCAAGCGATGCCCTCGGAGAGTACGGCCGCACCGGTTCAGCTCGGCTTCCCAGCCATTCTCGGTACCGATGAGGTGTGGATGCTCGTACAGACCCGCGCGCAGCTCGGACTCCGTGAGGCGTCGGTAGCGGGGCACATCCGGGTCATCCGGTGTTAGGAACTCGTGCTTGCGGTGGAGCAAGGGGCGGTTCGCCGAGTTCGCGTATGACATGTGCGAGGTCTCGAGTGTCTGGAGATCGACGTGGTAGGAGGAGAGGAGTCGCGGATGCGGGTCCTTGTCGAATTCCGGGTAGTCGAGCCAACTGACCCCTCGACCCTGGTGCTTGAGCTTCGCGATCGTCCACTCCTGAGGCCGGCCGGCGGCGATCGACGCACAGTGCTCGTAAAGGCGCAGGATGGTCGGCATGTGGTCGATGGCCCGGCGGTGGACGTAGAGGGCGGTCGGGGTCAATTTTCCGACTGCTGAGGCGTTCATCGCGCCGCGCACGTACGTGTTGTCCCGAAGCTTGAGAAGAAGTCGGTCGGAGCGCTGACAGGCTTCCTTGTACGAGGAGAAGAAGGCCCGGACGTCCAGTTGGACGCTGAACGGGAGGCTGTTGAACGGCCCTCGGCCGTTGAAGAGCTCAACGGCGAGGAAGAGCAGTGTGTTGAGGGTGGTGCGCTTGCCTCCCTCGGCGGTCTTCTCGGGATCGGCGGAGTCGCGGATCAGTCGCTTTAGTTCGCTGGGCTTCAGATGTGCCAGGAGTTCCGCCACGGCACGCGGCATCTCTTCCACCCGCGGCGGCCGCCCCCGGCGCTCGACGTGGTCAACGAGCGCAGTGATCGCTGAGGCGGTGTCTTTAGAAGCAAGCCACTCGGCATCCGGAACGATCCGGTGCGCGAGGTAGCTGAGGCGCGCGGTGTCATCCTTGAAGGCGTAGACGATGCCCGGAGCAGCGGATACACAGCGCGTGCCAGTGATCTCTTCGACGTAGTTCCGGAGTTCGCTGGCGCCGAACAGGTGCTGGAAAGTCTGCCGGCTGGTGAGAAGGCCATCACTGAACTCTTCGCCCCGAACCTTGGACTTCTCCCAGGTGAGTCGAGCTGATGCGATGAGGACGGTGTTGGCCAACTGCCATGCCTGCATCAGGGTGTGGCGGCGTTCCGCGGGATCCTCGATGACGTTGAGTACGTAAGTAAGGAGCACAACATCGGCCTGCTCCAGTTTCGTCTCTGGCTGGTAGTACGGATCCCAACCAGTGATTCGGCAGTCCAGTCGATCGAGTGAGCGTACGTCGCCGCCTCGCCCGCAGCCATAGTCGAGGATCGTCCGTTCCGGGACGAGCTGTCTGTCTGCGAGGGCCTGGCGAGCGGGGACGGAGAGTGCAGCTCGTCCGATCGCGGTGAGACGGCGTTCGCTGTTCCAGGTCTGCTGCATGGGGTCCTCGCATGTGCGGGGATTTGGGACGGTCGCAGAGTAGTAGCGAACGGGCTGGCGCGGAGGGCGTTCGCCCGATCATGAGTCGATCGCGTGGTGGGCTGCGCAACTGGAGGCTGAGAGCTCGGACAGCTCGACCCAAGTCCGCGGTGGGCTTGGCCGGCCCCCCCCCGAATGCCCCCGTAGCGCTCGCGAAACAGCGAGATGCGTACTTCCTCGTAGTCGTCGCGAGTGAGATGGGCCGCCCCCTTTACGCTGGTGTAGGAGGAGCCATCAGAGCGCCCCGACGAGCAGGTTATCGCCCTGGAAGGAAGCCGCAGAGATCAGCTTCCGGACGCGTGCGTCAGCTCGAGACAGGCGCGTCGCTCGACCAGAACGTCGACCGCACGTTCGGCGCCGGCAGTTTCTGCTTCGAGTAGTCCGGGCCGTTCGGCGTGCTGGTTGGCGGTGCAACCTCGGACTTTTCCGCACACGGGGTGGTGACGCTCACGTGGGCCTGGCCGGTGGTCCCGATCAGGACTTCGAGCTGGAAGCCGTCCTGGGTCTCGAAGTTGGCTGCCAGCCCGTTCTGACTCGTGGCGACGAGCTTGTAGCCCTTGCTCTTCCAGTGGCGTTTCAACACCCCGAGGAAACTGCCACGCCGTTCGGTCGAGATGATCGTCATGACGGAACGATCACGGTCCACATAGCAGTCACCCGGCATTGAGTACGTGTGAGTCCACTGAACGGGAGGCTTGATGGCCGCGAACGTCTCGTCCAAAATTACGTCCGCCTTGTCGGCCGCCTCTTGCATGTTCATCTTCGATTGGCTTTCCTTGCTTGAGGACGCGGTACCTGTCGAGCCGCACCCGGCCAGAAGCAGAACCAGCACTGCGGCCGCTGTAACCCTTTTCCTCATCGCGGCGTCTCCCTCGTTACGTATCCCGGCTGTCCTGCGACGATGGCGGCGATGTTTCGCGCAGAAACCTTGTCCTTCCCTTCCTCTGGAGAGAAGTAATTACTATGGGCTTCGATACTCAACTTCGAGTCCAACACGTCGGGGAAGGCAGGCTGGGCCAGCTCCGGTCCGGGCAACGTCTCGAATCTGTTGGCGCCGAACGCTTTGCTTGCCGGGTCCTTCCCGAACCAGATGTCATCGTCACCCTGGTCTGCGATTTCCCCTCCGACGTACGCGCCAAGCGGCCCTCCTCCGAAGAACCCCATGGTTCCTGCCACAGCTTCCTTTGACGAGGGGAGCTTGGTGACGATGTCGTTCTCGGCTGCTCCCACCCAGACGTGGTCCTTGCCCACCCCCAGGTCCGCCGCCTTGTCAACGCCGACGCCGGGACTGCCGACGAGGATGATGTCATCGGCCCCCGGAATCCCTCCCGCCTCCTGTGTGGCGGCCCCCACCAGTCGGGAACCATAGGAATGTCCAATGGCAGTGATATGGGGATCGGCATGTTCATTGGTTGCCGAAAT
The nucleotide sequence above comes from Streptomyces sp. N50. Encoded proteins:
- the dndE gene encoding DNA sulfur modification protein DndE — its product is MSLETIRLSQQAKEQLSRLKRTTGIKNWNILCRWALAMSLQDPSTPLVKDVPTDSNVEMDWKTFAGSQGDIYLALLKHRCLQDGTEPTDEAVSHTLRVHLQRGVGYLAGRKDLRSIQDLVSEAAA
- the dndD gene encoding DNA sulfur modification protein DndD; this translates as MLLRNITLQDFGAYRGKQFLDLTTTPGKPIVLIGGLNGCGKTTLLDAIQLVLYGARARCSGRGSRPYESYLRESINRQADPAAGAGISLEFSITVDGEERIYKLHRTWKVSGKTLNEFTNVFINDKIDFVASQNWPDYVEDLLPLEVASLFFFDGEKIESLADPDRAANVIESAVQSLLGVSTIEQLRSDLLGLQRRHKLSNEDQKIIDHIHELQASYADAEAQVDVAYQKKGQKQAELDGAKNKLAEADHAFETEGGDLYRRQTALETERKEVAKQLAATQDALRHKVAAGPLPLLLLGIQITAVQEQAERESATAADSQVVDVLDQRDQWIMELLADALPKKDRDAIAKQLDHDRKNRRNNSSAERTLNLSDGALSKLSALSELLEHERTRAKEVLAQVAKQAKRLESIDRLLGSVPDEEAITKRLDQRDRAMREAAMLEAEVNAAAEHYAANLQRQERLKSELERAHQGRVRSIEKAEDSARLITYTNRARDTLDKFGDALLKRHINRLEVAVLDSLTRLMRKSGLIRNLQIDTDKFRLTLIGDDDEPIDPGRLSAGERQLLAISLLWGLARVAGNWLPSVIDTPLGRLDSKHREHLVDRYFPHASHQVLLLSTDEEIDEPLLTRLQPSIAHMYTLVHDDQEFTTSVEPGYWWTGGTSHVA
- the dndC gene encoding DNA phosphorothioation system sulfurtransferase DndC; this encodes MSTPTGRKPFQGRSLTEVVTELTDEIRELYVADEVPWVIGYSGGKDSTAVLQLVWLALQGLPAEQRTKPVHVISTDTLVENPIVASWVSQSLETMRQAAAEQDLPIEPHRLTPEVKDTFWVGLIGRGYPAPRPKFRWCTERLKIRPSNSFIRRVVRRHGEAILVLGIRKAESQARAKAMAKHEKRRVRDRLSPNGNLPNSLVYSPVEDWTNDDVWLFLMQQANPWGHDNKDLLTMYQGASSDGECPLVVDDTTPSCGSSRFGCWTCTLVEKDKSMSAMIQNDEEKEWMLPLLELRNELDVADDRHLRDFRKMHGNIQLFNDRNVPGPYTQKAREDWLRKLLHAQTYIRGNPNVPDHVRSIELITMEELHEIRHHWVFEKHEVEDSLPRIYKEETGEDFPGRPLDEHLAIGAEEIDLLREVCDGDELHFSTMRELLAVERRFRTMTRRSGLFEALETAVEKGFYENEEDAVENARRRRKRRDTPLFPLTEASTDASA
- the dndB gene encoding DNA sulfur modification protein DndB, with the translated sequence MQSHASTKTADEATSAGFDYIFPAIRGVQAGREFYVSMCPLRLIPRIFLFDDDELAPEVRAQRVLNKGRLPALTRYLLDNPDNYVFSALTASVDGDIHFEGISGEGPGMRAGQIRVPMSARFLINDGQHRRAAIEQALRENPELGNETIAVVFFHDAGLERCQQMFADLNRHAVRPARSIGVLYDHRDDLANLTRLLAMRSPVFKGHIEMESSNLSKRSRKLFTLSALHFGTKCLLQGVKVDNERAAALAQAYWEAVDAQVPDWSLIRQRTLSAPDVRRDYIHSHGIALHALGRLGNTLLQESTSPAKWRSRLKPLRTVDWSRSNTDWEGRAMTGGRVQKSQQNLTLTVNYLRHHLGLELTPEEQSVEDAYLLGEA
- the dndA gene encoding cysteine desulfurase DndA, giving the protein MDLVVTYLDAAATTRVDPRVADVVLHWMTEDFGNAGSRTHEYGTRAKRAVQQAREYLAGTVAAKSEELIFTSGATESNNIALLGLAPYGEKSGRRHIITSAIEHKAVLEPLEHLQSRGFEVDFLQPGASGRVSAEAVMAKLRPDTLLVSLMHVNNETGIIQPVAELAEKLRETQTYFHVDAAQGYAKVPEDLTAPIDMISVSGHKIGAPKGVGTLVVRRRGWDRVPLEPIMFGGGQERKLRPGTLAVPLIMGLAEAAKIFRSERAQWQDRAAEIRARLLAGLQKTRFRINGDQEHAVPHILNLSFDGVDAEALIVRLKQQVAVATGSACTSASYTPSHVLTAMGLPEAVAANGLRLSWFPSQADDLNVEELVDAVVELQPDSA
- a CDS encoding DNA phosphorothioation-associated putative methyltransferase, translating into MQQTWNSERRLTAIGRAALSVPARQALADRQLVPERTILDYGCGRGGDVRSLDRLDCRITGWDPYYQPETKLEQADVVLLTYVLNVIEDPAERRHTLMQAWQLANTVLIASARLTWEKSKVRGEEFSDGLLTSRQTFQHLFGASELRNYVEEITGTRCVSAAPGIVYAFKDDTARLSYLAHRIVPDAEWLASKDTASAITALVDHVERRGRPPRVEEMPRAVAELLAHLKPSELKRLIRDSADPEKTAEGGKRTTLNTLLFLAVELFNGRGPFNSLPFSVQLDVRAFFSSYKEACQRSDRLLLKLRDNTYVRGAMNASAVGKLTPTALYVHRRAIDHMPTILRLYEHCASIAAGRPQEWTIAKLKHQGRGVSWLDYPEFDKDPHPRLLSSYHVDLQTLETSHMSYANSANRPLLHRKHEFLTPDDPDVPRYRRLTESELRAGLYEHPHLIGTENGWEAELNRCGRTLRGHRLVRRLQS